In one window of Thermus aquaticus DNA:
- a CDS encoding ABC transporter substrate-binding protein: protein MRKALVFLGILALGLAFAQVRTFDQIKKSGEIRIGTEGAFPPFNYFDEKNQLTGFEIDLGNTIAKKLGLKPKWIAQSFDSLLIQLNQGRFDFVIASHGITEERAKAVDFTNPHYCTGGIIVSKKGGPKTKKDLQGKVVGVQIGTTYMEAAQKIPGVRQVRTYQKDPEALQDLLAGRIDAWITDRFVAKEAIKERKLEGTLQLGELVFQERVAMAVAKGNKSGLDVLNKALADLMKDGTYAQISKKWFGEDVRCR from the coding sequence ATGCGTAAAGCCCTGGTGTTTCTCGGCATCCTGGCCCTCGGCCTCGCCTTCGCCCAGGTGCGGACCTTTGACCAGATCAAGAAGAGCGGGGAGATCCGCATCGGCACCGAAGGGGCCTTTCCCCCCTTCAACTACTTTGACGAGAAGAACCAGCTCACCGGCTTTGAGATAGACCTGGGCAACACCATTGCCAAGAAGCTGGGCCTGAAGCCCAAGTGGATCGCCCAGTCCTTTGACAGCCTCCTCATCCAGCTCAACCAGGGGCGGTTTGACTTCGTCATCGCCTCCCACGGCATCACCGAGGAGCGGGCCAAGGCGGTGGACTTCACCAACCCCCACTACTGCACCGGGGGCATTATCGTCAGCAAGAAGGGTGGGCCCAAGACCAAGAAGGACCTTCAGGGCAAGGTGGTGGGGGTGCAGATCGGCACCACCTACATGGAGGCGGCCCAGAAGATTCCCGGGGTCAGGCAGGTGCGCACCTACCAGAAGGACCCCGAGGCCCTGCAGGACCTCCTGGCGGGCCGCATAGATGCCTGGATCACCGACCGCTTCGTGGCCAAGGAGGCCATTAAGGAGAGGAAGCTGGAGGGCACCCTCCAGCTGGGCGAGCTGGTCTTCCAAGAGCGGGTGGCCATGGCGGTGGCCAAGGGCAACAAGAGCGGCCTGGACGTCCTCAACAAGGCCCTGGCCGACCTGATGAAGGACGGCACCTACGCCCAGATCTCCAAGAAGTGGTTCGGGGAGGACGTGCGCTGCAGGTAG
- the trkA gene encoding Trk system potassium transporter TrkA, with protein sequence MYIVVAGGGEVGGELARTLEKAHEVVVIDRNPQARERLGSLDVKVVVGGATDPDTLREAGVDRADLFIACTDSDEVNLLASLLAKGLGSRQVLCFVGKGGYVDVLADPRTAEILGTRIDKVLWPQRAMAREIVEVILVPGAVDVELLAEGRLRFVEYRVKEGGPYAHRLLWEMAWPEGVLVVGVVRDGTFLSFAHSLFPELVLEPGDKLLFVTTARAFPELEAHFAVGREVRRVMILGGGNVGFMVAQELLKRRVEVVLIEASRERCEWLSQELPEALVIHGDGTDIELLEAEGMAEADVVVAVTDNDEKNLLASLLAKQLGVSKVITRVSRSETRRLFEQVGIDLALTPRQAAVRSVLDFLGPENVEHVSTMDENIELLEVELPEASKAKPLRHLALPEVVPVALERDHRVMLYREDLEALPGDRLFLVAAREVADEALAQILR encoded by the coding sequence ATGTACATCGTCGTCGCTGGGGGCGGGGAGGTGGGGGGCGAGCTGGCCCGCACCCTGGAGAAGGCCCACGAGGTGGTGGTCATTGACCGGAACCCCCAGGCCCGGGAGCGCTTGGGCTCTTTGGACGTGAAGGTGGTGGTGGGCGGGGCCACGGACCCCGACACCCTGCGGGAGGCGGGGGTGGACCGGGCCGACCTCTTCATCGCCTGCACCGACTCCGACGAGGTGAACCTCCTGGCCTCCCTGCTGGCCAAGGGCCTGGGGTCCAGGCAGGTCCTCTGCTTCGTGGGCAAGGGGGGGTACGTGGACGTCCTGGCCGACCCCAGGACGGCGGAGATCCTGGGCACCCGCATAGACAAGGTCCTTTGGCCGCAAAGGGCCATGGCCCGGGAGATCGTGGAGGTGATCCTGGTCCCCGGGGCGGTGGACGTGGAGCTTCTGGCCGAGGGGCGGCTTCGCTTCGTGGAGTACCGGGTGAAGGAAGGGGGGCCCTACGCCCACCGCCTCCTCTGGGAGATGGCCTGGCCGGAAGGGGTCCTGGTGGTGGGGGTGGTTCGGGACGGCACCTTTTTGAGCTTTGCCCATTCCCTCTTTCCCGAGCTCGTTCTGGAGCCCGGAGACAAGCTCCTCTTCGTCACCACCGCCCGGGCCTTTCCCGAGTTGGAGGCCCACTTCGCCGTGGGGCGGGAGGTGCGCCGGGTCATGATCCTGGGCGGGGGGAACGTGGGCTTCATGGTGGCCCAGGAGCTTTTAAAAAGGCGGGTGGAGGTGGTCCTCATTGAGGCCAGCCGGGAGCGGTGCGAGTGGCTTTCCCAGGAGCTCCCCGAGGCTTTGGTCATTCACGGGGACGGCACCGACATAGAGCTTTTGGAGGCCGAGGGCATGGCGGAGGCCGACGTGGTGGTGGCCGTCACCGACAACGACGAGAAGAACCTCCTGGCTTCCCTCCTGGCCAAGCAGCTTGGGGTCAGCAAGGTCATCACCCGGGTTTCCCGCTCGGAGACCCGCCGGCTCTTTGAGCAGGTGGGCATTGACCTGGCCCTGACCCCCAGGCAGGCGGCGGTGCGCTCGGTGCTGGACTTTTTGGGGCCGGAGAACGTGGAGCACGTTTCCACCATGGACGAGAACATAGAGCTTCTGGAGGTGGAGCTTCCCGAGGCTTCCAAGGCCAAGCCCCTGCGGCACCTGGCCCTACCCGAGGTGGTTCCCGTGGCCCTGGAGCGGGACCATCGGGTGATGCTCTACCGGGAGGACCTGGAGGCCCTCCCGGGGGACCGGCTCTTCCTGGTGGCGGCCCGGGAGGTGGCGGATGAAGCCCTGGCCCAGATCCTCCGCTAG
- a CDS encoding TAXI family TRAP transporter solute-binding subunit, whose amino-acid sequence MKRVVLAALAFLGLGLAQEFLTIGSGSTTGVYFPVATGMAKLVNDANVGIRANARSTGGSVANINAIAAGEFEMALAQNDISFYAFQGCCITAFDGRPVKGIRALAALYPEVVHIVARADAGIRTVADLKGKRVVVGDVGSGTEQNARQILEAYGLRFEDLGQAIRVSATQGIQLMQDKRADALFYTVGLGASAIQQLALTTPITLVAVDLGKVQAIAKKYPFYVGFNIPGGTYKGVDVTTPTVAVQAMLIASEKLSADTVYKFMKAVFGNQEAFKKIHPNLERFFSLQRAVKGLPIPLHPGAERFYKEVGVLK is encoded by the coding sequence ATGAAGCGCGTGGTTTTGGCGGCACTGGCCTTCCTGGGGCTCGGCTTGGCCCAGGAGTTCCTCACCATCGGCTCCGGCTCCACCACGGGGGTCTACTTCCCCGTGGCCACGGGCATGGCCAAGCTGGTCAACGACGCCAACGTGGGCATCCGGGCCAACGCCCGCTCCACGGGTGGGAGCGTGGCCAACATCAACGCCATCGCCGCCGGGGAGTTTGAGATGGCCCTAGCCCAGAACGACATCAGCTTCTACGCCTTCCAAGGGTGCTGCATCACCGCCTTTGACGGCAGGCCGGTGAAGGGCATCCGGGCCCTGGCCGCCCTCTACCCCGAGGTGGTCCACATCGTGGCCCGGGCCGACGCCGGCATCCGCACCGTGGCCGACCTCAAGGGCAAGCGGGTGGTGGTGGGTGACGTGGGCTCGGGCACCGAGCAGAACGCCCGGCAGATCCTCGAGGCCTACGGCCTCCGCTTTGAGGACCTGGGCCAGGCCATCCGGGTGAGCGCCACCCAGGGCATCCAGCTCATGCAGGACAAGCGGGCCGACGCCCTCTTCTACACCGTGGGCCTGGGGGCCTCCGCCATCCAGCAACTGGCCCTCACCACCCCCATCACCCTGGTGGCCGTGGACCTGGGCAAGGTCCAGGCCATCGCCAAGAAGTACCCCTTCTACGTGGGCTTCAACATCCCCGGGGGCACCTACAAGGGGGTGGACGTGACCACGCCCACGGTGGCGGTCCAGGCCATGCTCATCGCCTCCGAGAAGCTCTCCGCCGACACGGTCTACAAGTTCATGAAGGCCGTTTTCGGCAACCAGGAGGCCTTCAAGAAGATCCACCCCAACCTGGAGCGCTTCTTCAGCCTGCAGAGGGCCGTCAAGGGCCTTCCTATCCCCCTCCACCCCGGGGCGGAGCGCTTCTACAAGGAAGTGGGGGTTCTGAAGTAG
- a CDS encoding amino acid ABC transporter permease gives MKPILLRWLLWLVLLFLGYVAFFALLGAALERYFLLAGFGPERAASAGRAMAEGAEITLKLTLISGLAGLVIGVLAGMARLSSRAWVRLPATFYIWVTRGTPLLVQILFAYNALPFLLQPLWPGAQQALTPYWAAFIALSFNVGAYNAEVVRAGIQAIPKGQWEAAWSLGLSPVDTMRFVVLPQALRIVVPPLVNNLVALLKDSSLASVITLTELALSGQRIISATFRPVEVYLAVAAIYLLLTTVLTQFTNRLEERLKVAGR, from the coding sequence ATGAAGCCCATCCTCTTGCGCTGGCTTCTTTGGCTGGTCCTCCTCTTCCTGGGGTACGTGGCCTTCTTCGCCCTTTTGGGGGCGGCTTTGGAGCGCTACTTCCTCCTCGCCGGCTTCGGCCCTGAGCGGGCGGCCTCCGCCGGGAGGGCCATGGCGGAGGGGGCGGAGATCACCCTGAAGCTCACCCTGATCTCCGGTCTGGCGGGGCTCGTCATCGGGGTTCTGGCGGGGATGGCCCGGCTTTCCAGCCGGGCCTGGGTGCGCCTTCCCGCCACCTTTTACATCTGGGTCACCCGGGGCACCCCTCTTTTGGTACAGATCCTCTTCGCCTACAACGCCTTGCCCTTCCTCCTCCAGCCCCTATGGCCGGGGGCGCAGCAGGCCCTCACCCCCTACTGGGCGGCCTTCATCGCCCTCTCCTTCAACGTGGGGGCCTACAACGCCGAGGTGGTGCGGGCGGGCATCCAGGCCATCCCCAAGGGGCAGTGGGAGGCCGCCTGGTCCTTGGGCCTTTCCCCGGTGGACACCATGCGCTTCGTGGTCCTGCCCCAGGCCCTGCGCATCGTGGTCCCCCCCCTGGTCAACAACCTGGTGGCCCTTCTCAAGGACTCCTCCTTGGCCAGCGTCATCACCCTGACGGAGCTCGCCCTTTCCGGCCAGCGCATCATCTCCGCCACCTTCCGTCCGGTGGAGGTCTACTTGGCTGTGGCCGCCATCTACCTCCTCCTCACCACGGTGCTGACCCAGTTCACCAACCGCCTGGAGGAGAGGCTCAAGGTGGCGGGCCGCTAG
- the rimO gene encoding 30S ribosomal protein S12 methylthiotransferase RimO — translation MAKIGFVSLGCPKALVDSEQILSRLRALGYETSPSYEEAELVIVNTCGFITPAVEESLATIGEALKANGKVVVTGCLGARPEVIREAHPQVLAVTGPGEVERVLEVVQAVLPAPRDPFLDLIPPQVKLTPRHYAYIKLSEGCDHRCSFCIIPQLRGRLRSRDAAEVLAEAYRLAATGTKELLLIAQDLSAYGVDLGHRESFFGDRLVRAHLKDLLENMAELGVWIRLHYVYPYPHVKDLLPLMAEGKVLPYLDVPLQHASERILRLMRRPGGYGSHLKTLKAWREVVPELAVRSTFIVGFPGETEEDFQILLDFLEEAELDRVGAFTYSPVEGAEANLLPDPVPEEVKEERLFRLMELQARISLRKNQGFVGRVLEVLVDELPEPGLAVGRSYRDAPGIDGVVYVETDGTVRVGERVRVRITRADTHDLFGVQA, via the coding sequence ATGGCGAAGATCGGCTTTGTGAGCCTGGGGTGTCCCAAGGCTTTGGTGGACTCGGAACAGATCCTCTCCCGGCTCAGGGCTCTGGGCTACGAGACCAGCCCCAGCTACGAGGAGGCGGAGCTGGTCATCGTCAACACGTGTGGCTTCATCACCCCGGCCGTGGAGGAGAGCCTGGCCACCATCGGCGAGGCCTTGAAGGCCAACGGCAAGGTGGTGGTCACGGGGTGCCTGGGGGCCAGGCCCGAGGTGATCCGGGAGGCCCACCCCCAGGTGCTGGCGGTGACGGGGCCCGGGGAGGTGGAGCGGGTGCTGGAGGTGGTGCAGGCGGTCCTGCCCGCCCCTAGGGACCCCTTCTTGGACCTGATCCCGCCTCAGGTGAAGCTCACGCCCCGGCACTACGCCTACATCAAGCTCTCGGAGGGGTGCGACCACAGGTGTAGCTTCTGCATCATCCCCCAGCTTCGGGGAAGGCTCCGCTCCCGGGACGCCGCCGAGGTGTTGGCGGAAGCGTACCGGCTTGCGGCCACCGGCACCAAGGAGCTCCTCCTCATCGCCCAGGACCTTTCCGCCTACGGGGTGGACCTGGGGCATCGGGAGAGCTTCTTCGGCGACCGGCTGGTGCGGGCCCACCTCAAGGACCTCCTGGAGAACATGGCTGAGCTTGGGGTCTGGATCCGCCTCCACTACGTCTACCCCTACCCCCACGTAAAGGACCTCCTCCCCCTCATGGCCGAGGGGAAGGTCCTCCCCTACCTGGACGTGCCCCTCCAGCACGCCTCCGAGCGCATCCTGAGGCTCATGCGCCGCCCCGGGGGGTACGGGAGTCACCTCAAGACCCTGAAGGCCTGGCGGGAGGTGGTGCCGGAGCTGGCGGTGCGCTCCACCTTCATCGTGGGCTTTCCCGGGGAGACCGAGGAGGACTTTCAGATCCTCCTGGACTTTCTGGAGGAGGCGGAGCTGGACCGGGTGGGGGCCTTCACCTACTCCCCGGTGGAGGGGGCGGAGGCCAACCTCCTTCCCGATCCCGTGCCCGAGGAGGTCAAGGAGGAGCGCCTCTTTAGGCTCATGGAGCTCCAGGCCAGGATCAGCCTCAGGAAGAACCAGGGCTTCGTGGGCCGGGTCCTCGAGGTCTTGGTGGACGAGCTTCCCGAGCCGGGCCTGGCCGTGGGCCGCTCCTACCGGGACGCCCCCGGCATTGACGGGGTGGTCTACGTGGAGACGGACGGCACGGTCCGGGTGGGGGAGAGGGTCCGGGTGCGCATCACCCGGGCGGACACCCACGACCTCTTCGGGGTCCAGGCGTAG
- a CDS encoding TrkH family potassium uptake protein, whose product MKPWPRSSARRGLGASLYLLGLTYQGMGFLLLLFALGAFFLGEDARGFAVAALLGVGLGRLLQGLGHPEAQPRRAEVFASVALLWFLVPALGAVPYWLSGGMGYLDALFEAMSGFTTTGATVLSDFGRFGQSLFLWRSLTQWMGGIGIVVLFLVVFPQLQVAGRQAFFAESTGVEKEKLTPKLRETARAVLRAYVLLTLLAFVAYLVAGIPPFEALANALTTAPAGGFSPNPNSFAAYAPLAQWAGTFFMFWAGVSFLLQYRLLFRRETRPLIQDAEFRAYTGIVLLAGLALAFYLYTHHLYGLEASLRHAFFQVVSILTTTGFASVDFAKWVVPAQAILVLLMFIGGSAGSGAGGIKVVRWLLLFGFLRREITRTLHPKAVLPLRLGGRVVGEEALRQVSVFVFLYTLLFGVGAVIIALLEKDFVVAFTASAQAIGNIGPGLGEVGPFGSYAGLHPLSKVVLILEMWAGRIEILPVFLLFSPELWRRLR is encoded by the coding sequence ATGAAGCCCTGGCCCAGATCCTCCGCTAGGCGGGGCCTGGGGGCGAGCCTCTACCTCCTGGGGCTCACCTACCAGGGGATGGGCTTCCTCCTTCTCCTCTTCGCCCTGGGGGCCTTTTTCCTGGGCGAGGATGCCCGGGGCTTCGCCGTGGCCGCCCTTTTGGGGGTGGGCCTTGGGCGGCTTCTCCAGGGCCTGGGCCACCCGGAGGCCCAGCCCAGACGGGCCGAGGTCTTCGCCAGCGTGGCCCTCCTTTGGTTCCTGGTGCCCGCTTTGGGGGCCGTGCCCTACTGGCTTTCCGGGGGGATGGGCTATCTGGATGCCCTCTTTGAGGCCATGTCGGGCTTCACCACCACGGGGGCCACGGTCCTTTCGGACTTCGGCCGGTTCGGCCAGAGCCTTTTCCTCTGGCGGAGCCTCACCCAGTGGATGGGGGGGATCGGCATCGTGGTGCTCTTCCTGGTGGTCTTCCCCCAGCTCCAGGTGGCGGGCCGCCAGGCCTTCTTCGCCGAGAGCACCGGGGTGGAGAAGGAGAAGCTCACCCCCAAGCTTCGGGAGACGGCCCGGGCGGTGCTAAGGGCCTACGTCCTTCTGACCCTTCTCGCCTTCGTGGCCTACCTGGTTGCTGGCATCCCCCCCTTTGAGGCCTTGGCCAACGCCCTCACCACCGCTCCCGCCGGGGGCTTCAGCCCCAACCCCAATAGCTTCGCCGCCTACGCTCCCCTGGCCCAGTGGGCGGGAACCTTCTTCATGTTCTGGGCGGGGGTGAGCTTTCTCCTGCAGTACCGCCTCCTCTTCCGGCGGGAGACAAGGCCTCTCATCCAGGACGCCGAGTTTCGCGCCTACACGGGGATCGTGCTGCTGGCGGGGCTGGCCCTGGCCTTTTACCTTTACACCCATCACCTCTATGGCCTCGAGGCCAGCCTCCGACACGCCTTCTTCCAGGTGGTCTCCATCCTCACCACCACCGGCTTCGCCAGCGTGGACTTCGCAAAGTGGGTGGTCCCCGCCCAGGCCATCCTGGTCCTTTTGATGTTCATCGGGGGAAGCGCGGGCTCGGGAGCGGGCGGCATCAAGGTGGTGCGCTGGCTTCTCCTCTTCGGCTTTCTGCGCCGGGAGATCACCCGCACCCTCCACCCCAAGGCCGTCCTCCCCTTAAGGCTGGGCGGGCGGGTGGTGGGGGAGGAGGCCCTGAGGCAGGTTTCCGTTTTCGTCTTCCTTTACACCCTCTTGTTCGGCGTGGGAGCAGTGATCATCGCCCTACTGGAAAAGGACTTTGTGGTGGCCTTCACCGCCAGCGCCCAGGCTATCGGCAACATCGGTCCTGGGCTTGGCGAGGTGGGGCCCTTTGGTTCCTACGCTGGGCTTCACCCCCTTTCCAAGGTGGTCCTCATCCTGGAGATGTGGGCGGGCCGGATAGAGATCCTGCCCGTTTTCCTCCTCTTTAGCCCCGAGCTTTGGCGGAGGCTCAGGTGA
- a CDS encoding pseudouridine-5'-phosphate glycosidase: MPEALVALESAVLTHGLPYPLNLKTALALEEAVRAEGAIPRTIALVRGEVRVGLTPEEMEALARGGADKASLWNLAALLARGLSAGTTVAATAHLAHRHGIAVFATGGIGGVHPEPYDESADLVALSRTPILVVASGPKAILDLEATLERLETLGVAVVGYRTDRLPAFFSPSSPYPVPAVVETPLEAALVLKRARELGLGGVLLANPVSQGLPYEEVARMVEEAGRQAAREGVHGKALTPYLLRKLSELSQGETDRVNERLLLENARVAAQVALAWAGLE; the protein is encoded by the coding sequence GTGCCGGAAGCCCTGGTGGCCCTGGAGTCCGCCGTTCTCACCCACGGCCTGCCCTACCCGCTGAACCTGAAGACGGCCCTGGCCCTGGAAGAGGCGGTGCGGGCCGAGGGGGCCATCCCCAGAACCATCGCCCTGGTGCGGGGCGAGGTGCGGGTGGGCCTTACCCCGGAGGAGATGGAGGCCTTGGCCAGGGGCGGGGCCGATAAGGCCAGCCTCTGGAACCTGGCGGCCCTTCTGGCCCGCGGCCTTAGCGCCGGGACCACGGTGGCGGCCACGGCCCACCTGGCCCACCGCCACGGCATCGCCGTCTTCGCCACGGGGGGCATCGGCGGGGTCCACCCCGAGCCCTACGACGAGAGCGCCGACCTGGTGGCCCTTTCCCGCACCCCCATCCTGGTGGTGGCCTCGGGGCCCAAGGCCATCCTGGACCTGGAGGCCACCCTGGAGCGGCTGGAGACCCTGGGGGTGGCCGTGGTGGGCTACCGCACGGACCGCCTCCCCGCCTTCTTTTCCCCCTCCTCCCCCTACCCCGTGCCCGCCGTGGTGGAGACCCCCCTCGAGGCCGCCCTGGTCCTCAAGCGCGCCCGGGAGCTGGGCCTGGGAGGGGTCCTCCTGGCCAACCCCGTCTCCCAGGGGCTTCCCTATGAGGAGGTGGCCCGGATGGTGGAGGAGGCGGGCCGCCAGGCGGCCCGGGAGGGGGTCCACGGCAAGGCCCTCACCCCCTACCTCCTGCGGAAGCTCTCCGAGCTTTCCCAGGGGGAGACGGACCGGGTCAACGAGAGGCTCCTCCTGGAGAACGCCCGGGTGGCGGCCCAGGTGGCCCTGGCCTGGGCCGGGCTAGAATAG
- the glgP gene encoding alpha-glucan family phosphorylase, with protein MRTLGHITAMPRLPEAIGGLKELAYNLWWSWNPEAAELFQEIDPVLWKRFRGNPVKLLLEADPARLSALCATGYPARVQAVVQALRDYLKAREVKKGPLTAYFSAEYGFHSSLPIYSGGLGVLAGDHVKAASDLGLNLVGVGIFYHQGYFHQRLSPEGAQVEVYETLRPEELPLLPVLDGEGRPLKVAVDFPGRVVHVGGYRVQVGAVPVFLLTTDLPENAPEDRAITARLYAPGLEMRIQQEMILGIAGVRFLRALGLSPQVFHMNEGHSAFLGLERVRELVAEGHPFPVALELARAGALFTTHTPVPAGHDAFPLELIDRYLGGFFEKMGTDREGFLRLALEEKPWGQVFSMSNLALSTSHQAGGVSRLHGEVSRQMFHHLWPGLLLEEVPIGHVTNGVHTWTFLHPRLRRHYAEVFGPEWLKSPEDPATWKVEGLGEEFWRIHKDLRAELVREVRHRVLEQRRRNGESPSRLKAAERLLDPEVLTIGFARRFATYKRAVLLFKDPERLLKILRGPYPVQFVFAGKAHPKDEPGKAYLQELVAKIREYGLEDRMVVLEDYDMYLARVLVHGSDVWLNTPRRPMEASGTSGMKAALNGVLNLSVLDGWWAEAYNGKNGFAIGDERVYESEEAQDMADAQALYDVLEGEVLPLFYAKGPEGYSLGWLSMVQESLRTVGPRFSAHRMVGEYALLYAQGAEMGKKAEGLKDLLQAFHQALPAFHALGFSVEGPSHQTLNGEALRVRACLEGEVPEVLRPFLEVQLVAKRSTGEVEIVPLAPGEGGYEVAYWPSRPGSYAYGVRLALRHPVTGRVNWVRWA; from the coding sequence ATGAGGACGCTAGGCCACATCACCGCCATGCCCAGGCTCCCCGAGGCCATTGGGGGGCTTAAGGAGCTGGCTTACAACCTCTGGTGGAGCTGGAACCCGGAGGCGGCGGAGCTTTTCCAGGAGATAGACCCCGTGCTCTGGAAGCGCTTCCGCGGCAACCCGGTCAAGCTCCTCCTGGAGGCCGACCCCGCCCGGCTTTCGGCCCTGTGCGCCACGGGCTACCCCGCCCGGGTCCAGGCGGTGGTCCAGGCCCTCAGGGACTACCTGAAGGCCCGGGAGGTCAAAAAGGGTCCCCTGACCGCCTACTTCTCCGCCGAGTACGGCTTCCATAGCTCCCTGCCCATCTACTCCGGGGGGCTTGGGGTTTTGGCGGGGGACCACGTGAAGGCCGCCAGCGACCTGGGGCTCAACCTGGTGGGCGTGGGGATCTTCTACCACCAGGGCTACTTCCACCAGCGCCTCTCCCCCGAGGGGGCCCAGGTGGAGGTTTATGAAACCCTGCGCCCCGAGGAGCTTCCCCTCCTCCCGGTCCTGGACGGCGAGGGGAGGCCCCTCAAAGTGGCCGTGGACTTCCCCGGGCGGGTGGTCCACGTGGGGGGCTACCGGGTCCAGGTGGGGGCGGTGCCCGTCTTTCTCCTCACCACCGACCTCCCGGAGAACGCCCCCGAGGACCGGGCCATCACCGCCAGGCTCTACGCCCCGGGTCTGGAGATGCGCATCCAGCAGGAGATGATCTTGGGCATCGCCGGGGTGCGCTTCCTCAGGGCTTTGGGCCTGAGCCCCCAGGTGTTCCACATGAACGAGGGGCACTCCGCCTTTTTGGGCCTGGAGCGGGTGCGGGAGCTGGTCGCCGAGGGCCACCCCTTCCCCGTGGCCCTGGAGTTAGCCCGGGCCGGGGCCCTCTTCACCACCCACACCCCCGTTCCTGCCGGGCACGACGCCTTCCCCCTGGAACTCATAGACCGCTACCTGGGGGGCTTCTTTGAGAAGATGGGCACAGACCGGGAGGGCTTTTTACGGCTGGCTCTCGAGGAGAAGCCCTGGGGTCAGGTCTTCTCCATGTCCAACCTGGCCCTTTCCACCAGCCACCAAGCGGGCGGGGTGAGCCGCCTCCACGGCGAGGTCTCCCGGCAGATGTTCCACCACCTCTGGCCCGGCCTCCTTTTGGAGGAGGTGCCCATCGGCCACGTGACCAACGGGGTCCACACCTGGACCTTCCTCCATCCCCGCCTCCGCCGCCACTACGCCGAGGTCTTCGGCCCCGAGTGGCTGAAGTCCCCCGAGGACCCCGCCACCTGGAAGGTGGAGGGCCTGGGGGAGGAGTTCTGGCGCATCCACAAGGACTTAAGGGCCGAGCTGGTGCGGGAGGTGCGGCACCGGGTCCTGGAGCAGCGCCGCCGCAACGGGGAAAGCCCAAGCCGCCTGAAGGCGGCGGAGCGCCTTTTGGACCCCGAGGTCCTCACCATCGGCTTCGCCCGGCGCTTCGCTACCTACAAGCGGGCGGTCCTCCTCTTTAAAGACCCGGAGCGCCTCCTCAAGATCCTTCGGGGGCCTTACCCCGTGCAGTTCGTCTTCGCCGGGAAGGCCCACCCCAAGGACGAGCCCGGCAAGGCCTACCTGCAGGAGCTGGTGGCCAAGATCAGGGAGTACGGCCTCGAGGACCGCATGGTGGTCCTGGAGGACTACGACATGTACCTGGCCCGGGTCCTGGTCCACGGCTCCGACGTCTGGCTCAACACCCCTCGCCGCCCCATGGAGGCTAGCGGCACCAGCGGCATGAAGGCGGCCTTGAACGGGGTCTTGAACCTGAGCGTCCTGGACGGCTGGTGGGCCGAGGCCTACAACGGCAAGAACGGCTTCGCCATCGGCGACGAGCGGGTCTACGAGAGCGAGGAGGCCCAGGACATGGCGGATGCTCAGGCCCTTTACGACGTCCTGGAAGGCGAGGTCCTGCCCCTCTTCTACGCCAAGGGACCCGAGGGGTACTCCTTGGGCTGGCTCTCCATGGTCCAGGAAAGCCTCCGCACCGTGGGCCCGCGCTTTAGCGCCCACCGGATGGTGGGGGAGTACGCCCTTCTTTACGCCCAAGGGGCCGAGATGGGGAAGAAAGCGGAGGGGCTTAAGGACCTCCTCCAGGCCTTCCACCAGGCCCTCCCCGCCTTCCACGCCCTCGGCTTTAGCGTTGAGGGGCCCAGCCACCAGACCCTGAACGGGGAGGCCCTCAGGGTGCGGGCCTGCCTCGAGGGGGAGGTCCCCGAGGTCTTAAGGCCCTTTTTGGAGGTCCAGCTGGTGGCCAAAAGGAGCACGGGGGAGGTGGAGATCGTCCCCTTGGCCCCGGGGGAAGGCGGCTACGAGGTGGCCTACTGGCCCTCCCGTCCGGGAAGCTACGCCTACGGGGTGCGCCTGGCCCTCAGGCACCCCGTCACCGGGCGGGTGAACTGGGTTCGCTGGGCCTGA
- a CDS encoding RodZ domain-containing protein encodes MCELGERLRRAREAKGLSLKEAAERLALKASVLEALEACGFEALPEPPLARGYLRRYALLLGLDPEPLLALYPRQAPPPPPRKGPGRRPFPLGLFLFLLLLFGLGYGAYLLLRPRPVQVVEVAPPPPSKPPERYPLRVVSEPPGARVYLDGFYLGQTPLESPPVEGGKRVLRLELPGYEPLEAEVLLKAPLTLTYRLKPLPQPPPASPPVPVEKGKLVLKLEGRSWLRVRQGDKRLYEGIPEVGAELSFDLPVEVRAGNPGAVRVILEGQDLGPMGEPGKPVTKSFP; translated from the coding sequence GTGTGCGAGCTGGGCGAGAGGCTAAGGCGGGCCCGGGAGGCGAAGGGGCTTTCCCTGAAGGAGGCCGCAGAGCGCCTGGCCCTGAAGGCCAGCGTTCTGGAGGCCCTGGAGGCCTGCGGCTTTGAGGCGCTCCCCGAGCCTCCCCTGGCCCGGGGCTACCTGCGCCGCTACGCCCTCCTCCTGGGCCTGGACCCGGAGCCCCTCCTGGCCCTCTACCCCCGCCAGGCCCCGCCGCCGCCTCCCAGGAAGGGGCCCGGGAGGCGCCCTTTTCCCCTGGGGCTTTTCCTTTTCCTCCTGCTCCTTTTTGGCCTGGGCTACGGGGCCTACCTCCTCTTAAGACCCCGCCCGGTCCAGGTGGTGGAGGTGGCCCCGCCTCCTCCCTCCAAGCCCCCGGAGCGCTACCCCTTGCGGGTGGTCTCCGAGCCCCCCGGGGCCCGGGTCTACCTGGACGGCTTTTATCTGGGCCAGACCCCCCTGGAAAGCCCCCCTGTGGAGGGGGGGAAGAGGGTTTTAAGGCTGGAGCTTCCCGGCTATGAGCCCCTCGAGGCGGAGGTCCTCCTCAAGGCCCCCCTCACCCTCACCTACCGCCTGAAGCCCCTTCCCCAGCCCCCGCCCGCAAGCCCTCCCGTCCCGGTAGAGAAGGGCAAGCTGGTTCTCAAGCTGGAAGGCCGGAGCTGGCTCAGGGTCCGGCAGGGGGATAAGCGGCTTTACGAGGGCATTCCCGAGGTGGGGGCCGAGCTCAGCTTTGACCTGCCCGTGGAGGTGCGGGCCGGGAATCCCGGGGCGGTGCGGGTGATCCTGGAGGGCCAGGACCTGGGCCCCATGGGGGAGCCCGGCAAACCCGTCACCAAAAGCTTCCCCTGA